Proteins from a genomic interval of Youhaiella tibetensis:
- a CDS encoding amidohydrolase, whose translation MTTADLILTNGRIYTVDRALPWVEAVAIANGRITALGSDADVRAAAPGASVIDLEGRMAMPGIVDVHNHVLMGGTSDLFELRFAGDASVEEICALVRAAAQKAPAGQWIMGAQWGADAIAALNTLQALAQLDEAALGHPVCLRDETAHNRWVNSEAMRLAGITEATPDPEMGSFGRDPATGKLTGMMIESAAGIVERVAAEQFTEGMGRAAAAQAIRTLNSFGVTAFLEAAAMQSTLSALHGLDQRGELSAWAVAAMPAMEPNFMFGISGDELFALREDYRSEHVRPDYVKIFLDGVPGAKTAAFHEAYVEDPIHGCCFRGATMVTYPELIRWLGKCEAQNLSVKIHCAGDAAVTQALDAVDVVRSFNGPTALIHHIAHASYIAPSDIPRFAELGVAADLSPMIWFPTTFLEGHKEAMGTERAERFWPNADLLKAGALIAGGSDWPVIANPDPWTGIEGLVTRQNPSGAFPGVSLWAEQALDLPTAVEVFTINSAKAIGLDKEIGSLAVGKSADIIVLSQNIFDTPADAIADTKVLKTYFEGREVFSR comes from the coding sequence ATGACGACTGCCGATCTGATCCTCACCAACGGACGCATCTACACGGTGGATCGCGCCCTGCCCTGGGTGGAGGCTGTCGCCATCGCGAACGGGCGCATCACCGCGCTCGGCAGCGACGCGGACGTGCGCGCCGCGGCTCCCGGAGCCAGCGTCATCGATCTGGAAGGCCGCATGGCCATGCCGGGGATCGTGGACGTCCACAACCACGTGCTGATGGGCGGGACCTCCGATCTTTTCGAGCTTCGCTTCGCGGGGGACGCCTCGGTCGAGGAAATCTGTGCCCTGGTGCGGGCAGCCGCTCAGAAGGCACCGGCCGGCCAGTGGATCATGGGCGCGCAGTGGGGCGCCGATGCCATCGCGGCCCTCAACACCCTCCAAGCCCTGGCGCAGCTCGATGAGGCCGCGCTCGGCCACCCCGTCTGCCTGCGCGACGAGACCGCCCATAATCGCTGGGTGAACAGCGAGGCGATGCGGCTGGCCGGCATCACCGAAGCGACACCCGATCCCGAGATGGGTTCGTTCGGACGCGACCCGGCGACGGGCAAGCTCACCGGCATGATGATCGAATCCGCCGCCGGCATCGTCGAGCGCGTCGCCGCCGAGCAATTCACCGAAGGGATGGGCCGGGCCGCCGCCGCGCAGGCGATCCGGACGCTCAATTCCTTCGGCGTCACCGCCTTCCTCGAAGCGGCCGCCATGCAATCGACGCTTTCGGCGCTGCACGGACTGGACCAGCGCGGCGAGCTTTCCGCCTGGGCGGTGGCGGCAATGCCGGCCATGGAGCCCAACTTCATGTTCGGGATTTCGGGCGACGAACTTTTCGCGCTGCGCGAGGACTATCGCTCCGAGCACGTGCGTCCTGACTATGTGAAGATCTTCCTCGATGGCGTTCCGGGCGCCAAGACGGCGGCCTTTCACGAGGCCTATGTCGAGGACCCCATTCATGGCTGCTGCTTCCGTGGCGCCACGATGGTGACCTACCCCGAGCTGATCCGCTGGCTGGGTAAGTGCGAGGCGCAGAACCTCTCGGTCAAGATTCACTGCGCGGGCGACGCGGCCGTGACGCAGGCGCTCGACGCGGTCGATGTCGTGCGCAGCTTCAACGGTCCGACGGCGCTCATTCACCACATCGCTCACGCCAGCTATATCGCCCCGAGCGACATTCCGCGCTTCGCCGAACTGGGCGTGGCGGCTGACCTTTCGCCCATGATCTGGTTTCCCACTACGTTCCTCGAAGGGCACAAGGAAGCCATGGGCACCGAGCGCGCCGAACGCTTCTGGCCCAATGCCGACCTGCTCAAGGCAGGCGCGCTCATCGCCGGTGGTTCGGACTGGCCGGTCATCGCCAACCCCGACCCGTGGACGGGCATTGAAGGCCTGGTGACGCGCCAAAATCCTTCGGGGGCTTTCCCCGGCGTCTCGCTCTGGGCCGAGCAGGCGCTCGATCTCCCCACGGCGGTCGAGGTCTTCACCATCAACTCGGCCAAGGCCATCGGCCTCGACAAGGAAATCGGGTCCCTGGCCGTCGGGAAATCGGCGGACATCATCGTCCTCAGCCAGAACATCTTCGACACTCCGGCAGATGCCATCGCCGACACCAAGGTCCTCAAGACCTATTTCGAGGGCCGCGAGGTGTTTTCGCGATGA
- a CDS encoding SLC13 family permease, giving the protein MMIAFVWGRIRYDLVAAGALIVSVALGIVPVDKAFSGFSDDIVIIVASALVVSAAVARSGVMEVAISRFAPNLSRPRSQLILLVGVVTILSAFIKNIGALAIMMPIAFQMASRSGVSPSMFLMPMSFGALLGGLMTQIGTSPNIIVSRLRVELTGQSFSMFDFTPVGALLAVVGVLFLIVCYKLLPERRRENASIQEAVAINNYTTEARVPDNSPSIDKTLADLQKLGGGRLMVTSLLDVNGRKRTPFPDAVLRAGDILIIEGEPEALDKAVARGGLTLSHSRQESIQDEARTETVEAVVGVNSPLIGNTARELLLFDMSGVNLLAISRRQTRFTQRLGTIRFEDGDVILLRGPKGKLPELLQEWGCLPLVERGLRLGSFRDGLTPIVILLTAMAATALGIVTVPVAFFTAALLMVVSGALPLREVYARLDASILVMLAALIPVSESLQTTGATELIGTWLSGVAAVLPPYGALALILVAAMAVTPFLNNAATVLVMAPIAATFAAGLGLRPEPFLMAVAIGAGCDFLTPIGHQCNTLVMGPGGYRFGDYWRLGLPLSVLVVLTAVPALMLVWPP; this is encoded by the coding sequence ATGATGATTGCGTTCGTTTGGGGCAGGATTCGCTACGATCTCGTGGCGGCCGGTGCCCTCATCGTGTCCGTTGCGCTGGGCATCGTCCCCGTCGACAAGGCTTTTTCGGGTTTTTCCGACGACATCGTCATCATCGTCGCGAGCGCCCTCGTGGTCAGCGCCGCCGTGGCCCGCTCGGGCGTCATGGAGGTGGCGATCAGCCGCTTCGCGCCCAACCTTTCCCGGCCGCGATCCCAGCTGATCCTGCTGGTTGGCGTGGTGACGATTCTCTCCGCCTTCATCAAGAACATCGGCGCTCTGGCGATCATGATGCCGATCGCCTTCCAGATGGCGAGCCGTTCCGGCGTTTCCCCCTCGATGTTCCTCATGCCCATGTCGTTCGGGGCGCTGCTCGGCGGGCTGATGACGCAGATCGGCACGTCTCCCAACATCATCGTATCGCGCTTGCGGGTCGAGCTGACCGGCCAGAGTTTTTCGATGTTCGACTTCACGCCCGTCGGAGCGCTGCTCGCCGTCGTGGGCGTTCTCTTCCTCATCGTCTGCTACAAGCTTCTGCCCGAGCGCCGCCGCGAGAACGCCTCGATCCAGGAAGCGGTGGCGATCAACAACTACACTACCGAAGCGCGCGTTCCCGACAATTCCCCCTCCATCGACAAGACGCTGGCGGACCTTCAGAAGCTCGGCGGCGGGCGCCTGATGGTGACGAGCCTTCTCGACGTCAACGGCCGCAAGCGCACCCCATTTCCCGATGCCGTGCTGCGTGCCGGTGACATCCTGATCATCGAGGGCGAGCCCGAGGCGCTCGACAAGGCGGTGGCCCGCGGCGGCCTGACGCTTTCCCACAGCCGTCAGGAAAGCATCCAGGACGAAGCACGGACGGAGACCGTCGAAGCGGTCGTGGGGGTCAACTCGCCATTGATCGGCAACACGGCGCGCGAGCTGCTGCTTTTCGACATGAGCGGGGTGAACCTCCTCGCCATCAGCCGCCGCCAGACCCGGTTCACCCAGCGTCTCGGAACCATCCGCTTCGAGGACGGCGACGTCATCCTGCTGCGTGGCCCCAAGGGCAAGCTGCCCGAACTACTCCAGGAATGGGGCTGCCTGCCTTTGGTCGAACGCGGCCTGCGTCTCGGCAGTTTCCGGGACGGGCTGACCCCGATCGTGATCCTGCTGACCGCCATGGCCGCGACCGCGCTGGGCATCGTGACGGTGCCGGTGGCCTTCTTTACCGCCGCCCTCCTGATGGTCGTTAGCGGCGCGCTGCCCCTGCGAGAGGTCTATGCACGCCTCGACGCTTCCATACTGGTGATGCTGGCAGCCCTTATTCCGGTCAGCGAGTCCTTGCAGACGACGGGAGCGACCGAGCTGATCGGCACCTGGCTTTCGGGCGTTGCCGCGGTCCTGCCACCCTATGGCGCGCTGGCCCTGATCCTCGTCGCCGCCATGGCTGTGACGCCCTTCCTCAACAACGCGGCGACCGTACTCGTCATGGCGCCCATCGCCGCAACCTTCGCGGCGGGGCTGGGCCTGCGCCCCGAGCCCTTCCTGATGGCGGTCGCCATCGGGGCAGGCTGCGATTTCCTCACCCCGATCGGGCACCAGTGCAATACGCTGGTCATGGGACCGGGCGGCTACCGCTTCGGCGACTATTGGCGCCTTGGGTTGCCGCTATCGGTCCTGGTGGTTCTGACGGCCGTCCCCGCGCTCATGCTGGTCTGGCCGCCGTGA
- the hpaI gene encoding 4-hydroxy-2-oxoheptanedioate aldolase produces MPAPHNTFKAAIQNGESQIGLWLGMANAYAAEICAGAGFDWVVVDGEHAPNTLPTMAAQLQAIGGKSHPVVRAPIGETWIIKQLLDIGAQTILVPMVETADQAQQLVRAMNYPPKGVRGVGAAMARASAFNRIPDYLTTANEEVCLLVQVESRAAMDNIEAIAAVEGVDGVFIGPSDLAADMGYLGRPGVPVVQAAVEDGIARILKAGKPAGILTADTTLAQRYLELGATFVAVGTDVTLFSQATSALAAKFKGMPAAAPAKSSGY; encoded by the coding sequence ATGCCCGCTCCGCACAACACCTTCAAGGCCGCCATCCAGAATGGAGAGAGCCAGATCGGGCTCTGGCTCGGCATGGCCAATGCCTATGCGGCCGAGATCTGCGCGGGCGCCGGGTTCGACTGGGTGGTGGTGGACGGCGAACACGCCCCCAACACCCTGCCCACCATGGCGGCGCAACTCCAGGCCATCGGCGGCAAGAGCCATCCGGTGGTGCGTGCGCCCATTGGGGAAACCTGGATCATCAAGCAATTGCTCGATATCGGCGCCCAGACGATCCTGGTGCCGATGGTGGAAACGGCGGACCAGGCGCAGCAACTGGTTCGCGCCATGAACTACCCGCCAAAGGGCGTGCGCGGCGTCGGCGCGGCCATGGCCCGTGCCTCTGCATTCAACCGCATCCCGGACTACCTCACCACCGCGAACGAAGAAGTATGCCTGCTCGTCCAGGTGGAGAGCCGCGCGGCCATGGATAACATCGAGGCCATTGCCGCTGTGGAGGGGGTCGACGGTGTCTTCATCGGGCCGTCGGACCTCGCCGCGGACATGGGCTATCTCGGGCGGCCGGGCGTACCGGTAGTGCAGGCGGCGGTCGAGGACGGCATCGCGCGGATCCTGAAGGCCGGCAAGCCGGCCGGGATCCTGACCGCCGACACGACGCTCGCGCAGCGCTATCTCGAATTGGGCGCGACCTTCGTCGCCGTCGGCACGGACGTGACGCTGTTCTCGCAGGCGACCAGCGCGCTGGCAGCCAAGTTCAAGGGCATGCCCGCGGCGGCGCCGGCCAAAAGCAGCGGCTACTGA
- the hpaH gene encoding 2-oxo-hept-4-ene-1,7-dioate hydratase, whose product MTAQEVEDAAARLFEAERNRTQIRILSLDFPQATMDDAYAVQSALIRRKIAAGRKAKGWKIGLTSKAMQYALNINVPDSGILLDDMFFPDSATIPADRFIQPRVEAEIAFVMKADLKGPDVTIYDVLNATDFITPAIEILDTRIQRADPETKKVRTFFDTIADNAANAGIITGGRPVRPLDADMRWIGAILLRNGEIEETGLGAGVLNHPAAGIAWLANRLAQYGSSISAGDVVLSGSFIRPVEARHGDTIVADFGPYGTVSAYFA is encoded by the coding sequence ATGACCGCCCAAGAGGTCGAGGACGCCGCCGCGCGTCTGTTCGAGGCCGAACGTAACCGGACCCAGATCCGCATCCTGAGCCTCGACTTTCCGCAGGCGACGATGGACGACGCCTACGCGGTGCAGTCGGCGCTCATCCGCCGCAAGATCGCGGCCGGCCGCAAGGCCAAGGGCTGGAAGATCGGCCTGACGTCCAAGGCCATGCAGTATGCGCTCAACATCAACGTGCCGGATTCGGGCATCCTGCTCGATGACATGTTCTTCCCCGACAGCGCCACCATACCGGCGGACCGCTTCATCCAGCCGCGCGTCGAGGCCGAGATCGCCTTCGTCATGAAGGCGGACCTCAAGGGGCCGGACGTCACGATCTATGACGTGCTGAACGCCACCGACTTCATCACGCCGGCCATCGAGATCCTCGATACGCGTATCCAGCGCGCGGACCCGGAGACCAAGAAGGTTCGCACCTTCTTCGACACGATCGCCGACAATGCCGCCAATGCCGGCATCATCACCGGCGGCCGGCCGGTGCGTCCGCTCGATGCCGACATGCGCTGGATCGGCGCGATCCTGCTGCGCAATGGCGAGATCGAGGAGACCGGGCTTGGCGCCGGCGTGCTCAACCACCCGGCAGCGGGCATCGCCTGGCTGGCCAATCGCCTGGCGCAGTACGGGTCTTCCATTTCGGCGGGCGACGTGGTGCTCTCGGGCTCCTTCATCCGTCCCGTCGAGGCCCGGCATGGCGATACCATCGTCGCCGATTTCGGACCCTACGGCACCGTCAGCGCCTATTTCGCCTAA
- a CDS encoding fumarylacetoacetate hydrolase family protein, with protein MSKYGRLATVEAAGKVRYGAITDKGFVDLTRPEWPSLREVVEAGALRRLVDEAANRPADFAEGEFTYAIPVPSPEKIICVGVNYPDRNEEYKDGQAAPSNPSLFPRFPRSFVGHGVPLTRPMVSPQLDYEGEVVLVIGKGGRHISEANALDHVAALTLCDEGTVRDWVRHAKFNVTQGKNFDGTGSIGPWLVPYVLEDQIADIRLTTRVNGEIRQDDRTSRMIFSFRKLINYISTFTTLVPGDVIVTGTPTGAGARFDPPIWLKPGDVIEVEAEGIGTLRNGVADEGVSQ; from the coding sequence ATGAGCAAGTATGGACGCCTCGCCACCGTCGAGGCCGCCGGCAAGGTCCGGTATGGCGCGATCACGGACAAGGGCTTCGTCGACCTCACTCGCCCCGAATGGCCGAGCCTGCGCGAAGTCGTCGAAGCAGGAGCGCTGCGGCGGCTTGTCGACGAGGCGGCGAACCGGCCGGCGGACTTTGCCGAAGGCGAGTTCACCTACGCCATTCCGGTGCCGTCGCCGGAAAAGATCATCTGCGTGGGCGTCAACTACCCGGACCGCAACGAGGAGTACAAGGACGGCCAGGCCGCGCCTTCGAATCCTTCGCTGTTTCCGCGCTTCCCACGCTCGTTCGTGGGACACGGCGTCCCCCTCACCCGTCCGATGGTCTCGCCCCAGCTCGACTACGAGGGCGAAGTCGTCCTGGTCATCGGCAAGGGCGGACGGCACATTTCGGAAGCCAACGCGCTCGACCACGTTGCTGCACTGACGCTGTGCGATGAAGGCACGGTGCGCGACTGGGTGCGCCACGCCAAGTTCAACGTGACGCAGGGCAAGAATTTCGACGGCACCGGCTCGATCGGCCCCTGGCTCGTGCCCTATGTTTTGGAAGACCAGATCGCCGATATCCGGCTTACGACGCGCGTCAACGGCGAAATCCGCCAGGACGATCGCACCAGCCGCATGATCTTCAGCTTCCGCAAGCTCATCAACTACATCTCGACTTTCACCACGCTCGTGCCGGGCGATGTCATCGTCACCGGCACCCCGACCGGGGCCGGGGCGCGGTTCGATCCGCCGATCTGGCTCAAGCCGGGCGATGTGATCGAAGTCGAAGCCGAAGGGATCGGCACGCTGCGCAACGGCGTGGCCGACGAAGGAGTATCGCAATGA
- the gabD gene encoding NADP-dependent succinate-semialdehyde dehydrogenase, protein MKLKDPTLLRQAAYVAGKWIEATAGQSIAVTNPATGERVGNVPRLGTAATREAIEAAREAQVEWAARTAKERSVILRRWFELMMANQDDLGLILTLEQGKPLAEAKGEIAYGASFIEWFAEEARRVYGDIIPGHQRDKRIMVLKQPIGVVGAITPWNFPNAMITRKAGPALAAGCAMVLKPASQTPFSAIALAVLAERAGIPAGVFSVLTGSASEIGAEMTANPIVRKITFTGSTEIGAQLFAQSAPTIKKLGLELGGNAPFIVFDDADLDAAVEGALIAKFRNNGQTCVCANRIYVQEGVYDAFAQKLSAAVSKLKVGNGLDEGVVLGPLIDDKAVAKVEEHIADAVDKGAQVALGGKPHALGGTFFETTILTGVTPQMAVAREETFGPLAPLFAFKDEADVIAQANDTEFGLASYFYARDLARVWRVAEALEYGMVGVNTGLISTAEAPFGGVKSSGLGREGSKYGIEEFTEIKYVCLGGIGA, encoded by the coding sequence ATGAAGCTCAAGGATCCCACGCTTCTCCGCCAGGCTGCCTATGTCGCCGGCAAGTGGATCGAAGCCACGGCCGGCCAGTCCATCGCCGTAACCAACCCCGCCACCGGTGAACGGGTTGGCAATGTCCCCAGGCTGGGGACGGCCGCGACCCGCGAGGCCATCGAGGCCGCGCGCGAAGCGCAGGTCGAATGGGCGGCGCGGACCGCCAAGGAGCGCTCCGTCATCCTGCGCCGCTGGTTCGAGCTGATGATGGCCAACCAGGACGACCTGGGCCTCATCCTGACGCTCGAGCAGGGCAAACCCCTGGCCGAGGCCAAGGGCGAGATCGCCTATGGCGCCAGCTTCATCGAATGGTTCGCAGAAGAGGCCCGCCGGGTCTATGGCGACATCATCCCCGGGCACCAGCGCGACAAACGCATCATGGTGCTCAAGCAGCCAATCGGGGTGGTCGGCGCGATCACGCCCTGGAACTTCCCCAACGCCATGATCACGCGCAAGGCCGGGCCCGCGCTGGCCGCCGGCTGCGCCATGGTGCTCAAGCCCGCCTCGCAGACGCCGTTTTCGGCCATCGCGCTGGCCGTTCTCGCCGAGCGCGCGGGCATTCCTGCGGGGGTGTTCAGCGTCCTTACCGGTTCGGCCTCCGAGATCGGCGCCGAGATGACTGCCAATCCGATCGTGCGCAAGATCACGTTCACCGGCTCGACCGAGATCGGCGCGCAGCTCTTTGCGCAGAGCGCGCCGACTATCAAGAAGCTCGGGCTGGAGCTGGGCGGCAATGCGCCCTTCATCGTCTTTGACGACGCGGACCTCGATGCCGCCGTCGAAGGCGCCCTGATCGCCAAGTTCCGCAACAACGGGCAGACCTGCGTGTGCGCCAACCGCATCTACGTGCAGGAAGGGGTCTACGACGCCTTCGCCCAGAAGCTCTCGGCAGCGGTCAGCAAGCTCAAGGTCGGCAATGGCCTCGATGAAGGCGTGGTGCTCGGGCCGCTGATCGACGACAAGGCGGTAGCCAAGGTCGAAGAACATATCGCCGATGCCGTGGACAAGGGCGCGCAGGTGGCGCTGGGCGGCAAGCCGCATGCGCTGGGCGGCACCTTCTTTGAAACCACGATTCTCACCGGCGTGACGCCGCAGATGGCGGTGGCGCGCGAGGAAACCTTCGGTCCCCTGGCTCCGCTCTTCGCCTTCAAGGACGAGGCCGACGTCATTGCACAGGCCAACGATACCGAGTTCGGCCTCGCCTCCTATTTCTATGCGCGCGACCTCGCGCGCGTCTGGCGGGTGGCCGAGGCGCTCGAATACGGCATGGTCGGGGTCAATACCGGCCTCATCTCCACCGCCGAAGCGCCGTTCGGCGGCGTCAAATCCTCGGGCCTGGGCCGGGAAGGCTCCAAGTACGGCATCGAGGAGTTCACCGAGATCAAATATGTCTGCCTCGGCGGTATCGGGGCCTAA
- a CDS encoding pyridoxal phosphate-dependent decarboxylase family protein — MNNDDFRAWSTRAAQWGVDYREGLRERHVRAPLVPGKTLNALPSVPPEKAEPMEKIFADFETLIVPGMTHWQHPRFFAYFPASAAPPSVIAEYLVAAMGAQCMLWQTSPAATELEIRMIDWLRQAIGLPEGFGGVIQDSASSSTLAAVLTMRERALEWHGNSQGLAANKQLRVYSSNLVHTSIDRAIWISGIGQENLVRIPTHGPLQSMDPAALEAAIVADKAAGYLPAGIVACVGSTSVGSTDNIRAVCEIAQRHGLYVHVDAAWAGSAMICPEFRHFWEGVEMADSIVFNPHKWLSVQFDCSAHFVRNPDDLVRTLAIKPEYLKTHGHDGVVNFSEWSVQLGRRFRALKLWFVLRAEGLEGLRRMIRNHVQWAEKLAHRLNAEPDFEIVTQPMLSLFSFRYAPKGAGDLDALNLRLVNAINDDGRIYLTQSHFDGKLVIRFQAGHSDMTEADADVAFDTIVEIARSLENEKKTA, encoded by the coding sequence ATGAATAACGACGATTTCCGCGCCTGGTCCACCAGGGCCGCCCAGTGGGGTGTCGACTATCGCGAAGGCCTCCGCGAGCGCCACGTCCGCGCTCCCCTCGTTCCCGGCAAGACGCTCAATGCCCTGCCCTCGGTTCCGCCCGAAAAGGCCGAGCCGATGGAAAAGATCTTCGCCGATTTCGAGACCCTCATCGTGCCGGGAATGACGCATTGGCAGCATCCCCGGTTCTTCGCCTATTTCCCGGCCAGCGCCGCGCCGCCCTCGGTCATTGCCGAATACCTGGTCGCCGCCATGGGTGCGCAATGCATGCTGTGGCAGACCTCGCCGGCTGCGACGGAACTCGAAATCCGCATGATCGACTGGCTGCGACAGGCCATCGGCCTGCCGGAGGGTTTTGGTGGCGTCATCCAGGACTCCGCCTCCTCCTCGACGCTTGCCGCCGTGCTCACCATGCGCGAGCGCGCGCTCGAATGGCATGGCAATTCCCAGGGGCTGGCAGCCAACAAGCAGTTGCGCGTCTATAGCTCGAACCTGGTTCACACCTCGATCGATCGCGCCATCTGGATCTCGGGCATCGGCCAGGAGAACCTGGTCCGCATTCCCACGCACGGTCCCCTGCAATCGATGGACCCGGCCGCGCTCGAGGCCGCCATCGTCGCGGACAAGGCCGCCGGCTACCTGCCGGCGGGCATCGTCGCCTGCGTCGGCTCGACGAGCGTCGGCTCGACCGACAACATCCGCGCGGTGTGCGAGATCGCCCAGCGCCACGGGCTTTACGTGCACGTGGACGCGGCCTGGGCCGGTTCGGCCATGATCTGCCCGGAGTTCCGGCACTTCTGGGAAGGCGTGGAAATGGCCGATTCCATCGTCTTCAACCCGCACAAGTGGCTGTCGGTGCAGTTCGACTGCTCGGCCCATTTCGTGCGCAATCCCGACGATCTGGTGCGCACGCTGGCCATCAAGCCGGAATACCTCAAGACCCACGGCCATGACGGTGTCGTCAATTTCTCGGAGTGGTCCGTCCAGCTCGGTCGGCGGTTCAGGGCGCTCAAGCTCTGGTTCGTGTTGCGGGCGGAGGGGCTCGAAGGCCTGCGCAGGATGATCCGGAACCACGTGCAGTGGGCCGAAAAGCTGGCGCACCGGCTCAATGCCGAGCCGGATTTCGAGATCGTCACGCAGCCGATGCTGTCGCTGTTCTCGTTCCGCTACGCACCGAAGGGCGCCGGCGACCTTGATGCCCTCAACCTGCGACTCGTCAACGCCATCAACGATGACGGGCGCATCTACCTCACGCAGAGCCATTTCGACGGCAAGCTCGTCATCCGCTTCCAGGCCGGCCACTCGGACATGACCGAGGCCGATGCCGATGTCGCGTTCGACACCATTGTCGAAATCGCCCGCTCCCTTGAAAACGAGAAAAAGACCGCATGA
- the hpaD gene encoding 3,4-dihydroxyphenylacetate 2,3-dioxygenase, which translates to MTLPKPVLYPPFNIVRLSHVELAVTDLAKSRAFYVDTLGLQVTDEDKDTIYLRALEERGHHCIVLRKSGQAEARDLGFKVYSEEDLDKAEHFFKGKGLPVEWVERPYQSRTFRTHDPHGIPLEFYSKMERLPPIHQKYALYKGVKPLRIDHFNCFSPNVDESVAFYNEIGFRVTEYTEDNETGKLWAAWTHRKGGVHDIAFTNGKGPRLHHVAFWVPTPLNIIDLLDLMATTGWVGNIERGPGRHGISNAFFLYVRDPDNHRIEIYCSDYQTVDPDLEPIRWDLKDPQRQTLWGAPAPRSWFEEGSTFANAKVREPELAAQPIIAP; encoded by the coding sequence ATGACCTTACCGAAACCCGTTCTCTACCCGCCCTTCAACATCGTGCGCCTGAGCCACGTCGAGCTGGCGGTCACCGATCTCGCCAAGTCGCGGGCCTTTTATGTCGATACGCTCGGCCTGCAGGTGACCGACGAGGACAAGGATACGATCTATCTGCGCGCCCTCGAGGAACGCGGGCATCACTGCATCGTGCTGCGCAAGAGCGGTCAGGCCGAGGCCCGCGACCTGGGGTTCAAGGTCTATAGCGAGGAAGACCTCGACAAGGCCGAGCACTTCTTCAAGGGCAAGGGCCTGCCGGTGGAGTGGGTCGAGCGCCCCTACCAGAGCCGCACGTTCCGTACCCACGATCCCCATGGCATCCCGCTCGAGTTCTACTCGAAAATGGAACGCCTGCCGCCGATCCACCAGAAGTATGCGCTCTACAAGGGCGTCAAGCCGCTGCGCATCGACCACTTCAACTGCTTCTCCCCGAACGTGGATGAATCGGTCGCCTTCTACAACGAGATCGGCTTCCGGGTGACCGAGTACACCGAGGACAACGAGACCGGAAAGCTCTGGGCTGCCTGGACGCATCGCAAGGGCGGCGTGCACGACATCGCCTTCACGAACGGCAAGGGCCCGCGGCTGCACCATGTCGCGTTCTGGGTGCCCACCCCGCTCAACATCATCGACCTGCTCGACCTGATGGCCACGACCGGCTGGGTTGGCAATATCGAGCGCGGCCCCGGCCGGCACGGAATTTCCAACGCCTTCTTCCTCTACGTGCGCGATCCGGATAATCACCGCATCGAGATTTACTGCTCGGATTACCAGACGGTCGATCCGGACCTCGAACCCATCCGCTGGGACCTCAAGGACCCGCAGCGGCAGACGCTCTGGGGCGCCCCTGCCCCGCGCTCATGGTTCGAAGAAGGCAGTACGTTCGCCAACGCCAAGGTGCGCGAGCCGGAGCTGGCAGCCCAGCCGATCATCGCGCCCTGA